Proteins co-encoded in one Quercus robur chromosome 8, dhQueRobu3.1, whole genome shotgun sequence genomic window:
- the LOC126694728 gene encoding uncharacterized protein LOC126694728: MAPVAPRSGDAIFASVERVNAELFTLTYGAIVRQLLTDLEEVEEVNKQLDQMGYNIGIRLIDEFLAKSNVARCVDFKETAEVIAKVGFKMFLGVTASVSNWDADGTCCSIVLEDNPLVDFVELPDTCQGLYYCNVLSGVIRGALEMVSMKTEVTWVRDMLRGDDAFELQVKLLKQVPEEYPYKDDE; encoded by the exons ATGGCTCCTGTTGCTCCTCGATCCGGCGACGCAATCTTCGCCAGCGTCGAACGTGTG AATGCGGAGCTGTTTACCTTGACGTACGGTGCGATCGTGCGCCAGTTGCTTACCGATCTGGAGGAGGTCGAGGAAGTCAACAAGCAGCTTGATCAAAt GGGTTATAATATTGGAATTAGACTAATTGATGAGTTTCTAGCAAAATCTAATGTTGCCAGATGTGTTGACTTCAAGGAGACAGCTGAAGTAATTGCAAAG GTTGGTTTTAAAATGTTCTTAGGGGTCACAGCATCTGTAAGCAATTGGGATGCTGATGGAACATGTTGCAGTATTGTTTTAGAAGACAATCCTCTGGTAGACTTTGTTGAGCTTCCTGACACATGTCAAGGTCTATACTATTGCAATGTCTTAAGTGGAGTCATCAGAGGGGCCTTAGAGATG GTTTCAATGAAGACAGAAGTTACATGGGTTCGTGACATGCTTCGTGGTGATGATGCATTTGAGTTGCAAGTGAAACTTCTGAAGCAAGTTCCAGAGGAATACCCATACAAAGATGACGAGTAA